From Scomber japonicus isolate fScoJap1 chromosome 22, fScoJap1.pri, whole genome shotgun sequence, one genomic window encodes:
- the LOC128384101 gene encoding zinc finger protein 501-like, translating to MKTRSGRELRGGVRVQEEEAPSWKKTGRKRHRCQHCNKAFTTYRYLKYHHLRIHTGEKPYECEHCDKAFTMKSYLKCHQRIHTGEKPYECEHCDKAFTIKSYLKRHQRRHTGEKPYECEHCDKAFTTGRYLKYHLRIHTGEKPYECEQCDKAFTTGRYLKYHLRIHTGEKPHECEQCGEAFAQQKGLKRHQRIHTGEKPHRCDECGKAFTTNSNLKQHRHSHTGKKPFSCDQCGNTFRNDSNLKVHQRIHTGEKPFSCDLCGRTFAQYSHLKSHRRIHTGEKPYWCAHCGEAFTQDVTLKRHQLTHTRVKPYRCEQCGTTFTQDSSLKRHQRIHTGEKPYSCEQCGEAFTEGSSLKYHHAVTEHNTEHVL from the exons ATGAAGACGAGGAGTGGGCGAGAGCTGAGAGGAGGTGTACGAGTCCAGGAAGAGGAAGCTCCTTCTTGG AAAAAAACGGGAAGAAAGAGGCACCGCTGTCAGCACTGTAACAAAGCTTTCACTACATACCGTTATCTTAAATACCACCACctacgcattcacactggagaaaagccgTACGAGTGTGAGCATTGTGACAAAGCTTTCACTATGAAGAGTTATCTTAAATgtcaccaacgcattcacactggagaaaagccgTACGAGTGTGAGCATTGTGACAAAGCTTTCACTATAAAGAGTTATCTTAAACGTCACCAACGCAGacacactggagaaaagccgTATGAGTGTGAGCATTGTGACAAAGCTTTCACTACAGGCCGTTATCTTAAATACCACCtgcgcattcacactggagaaaagccATACGAGTGTGAGCAATGTGACAAAGCTTTCACTACAGGCCGTTATCTTAAATACCACCtgcgcattcacactggagaaaagccgCACGagtgtgagcaatgtggggaAGCCTTTGCTCAACAGAAAGGTCTAAAAAGACACCAacgtattcacactggagagaagccgcaCAGGTGTGACGAGTGTGGGAAAGCTTTCACTACGAACAGTAATCTAAAACAGCACCGACACAGTCACACTGGAAAGAAGCCATtcagctgtgaccaatgtgggaaTACTTTCAGAAACGACAGTAATCTAAAAGtgcaccaacgcattcacactggagagaagccattcAGCTGTGACCTATGTGGGAGAACTTTCGCTCAATACAGTCACCTAAAAAGCCACagacgcattcacactggagagaagccgtactgGTGTGCGCACTGTGGGGAAGCTTTCACTCAAGACGTTACTCTAAAAAGACACCAACTCACTCACACCAGAGTGAAGCCGTACAGGTGTGAGCAGTGTGGGACAACTTTCACTCAAGACAGTTCTCTAAAAAGACACCAACGTATTcatactggagagaagccgtacagttGTGAGCAGTGTGGGGAAGCTTTCACTGAGGGCAGTTCCTTAAAATACCACCACGCAGTCACTGAACATAATACTGAACATGTTTTATAG
- the LOC128384136 gene encoding cell adhesion molecule 3-like isoform X1: protein MQLTPFCLVLSACLHVTPDRSQFSKYDSVSLSCKDKLNSTGWKVKRKTLEGGVRPCSSSWGFISSDSTCIIRNIYPSDTGVYWCESPDGEQSNGINITVTDRSVVLESPALPVLEGAAMILHCKDSNNITNQKFSFYKDGRPVGSSSTGEMTIQHVSKSDEGLYKCSIAPGEETIGSWVAVEASPPSPSPAPASCSVSVSRVMCHLVVGIPYLLSTILLGLIFRDRNRAHLQTERRGSNDVIMEIMV from the exons ATGCAGTTAACACCGTTCTGCTTGGTGCTGT CAGCATGCCTGCATGTCACCCCCGACAGGTCTCAGTTCTCCAAGTACGATTCAGTCTCTCTGAGCTGCAAGGATAAACTTAACTCCACCGGATGGAAGGTGAAGAGGAAAACGTTGGAGGGTGGGGTCAGACCCTGTTCCTCTAGCTGGGGCTTCATTTCCTCAGACTCAACCTGCATCATCAGGAACATCTACCCATCTGACACCGGGGTTTACTGGTGCGAGTCTCCAGATGGGGAGCAGAGCAACGGCATCAACATCACCGTCACTG ATCGCTCGGTGGTCCTGGAGAGTCCTGCGCTGCCAGTGTTGGAGGGAGCTGCTATGATTCTGCACTGCAAGGATTCAAACAACATCACCAACCAGAAGTTTAGTTTCTATAAAGATGGCCGTCCCGTTGGAAGCAGCTCCACAGGAGAGATGACTATCCAGCATGTTTCCAAGTCTGATGAAGGACTCTACAAGTGCAGCATCGCTCCGGGTGAAGAAACAATTGGCAGCTGGGTGGCTGTTGAAG cttctcctccatctccatctccggCTCCAGCTTCTTGTTcagtttctgtctccagagtCATGTGTCACCTGGTGGTGGGAATACCTTACTTGCTGTCCACCATCTTACTGGGACTCATTTTCAGAGATAGGAACAGAG CTCACCTgcaaacagagagaagaggaagtaaTGATGTCATTATGGAAATAATGGTGTAG
- the LOC128384136 gene encoding cell adhesion molecule 3-like isoform X2, producing MQLTPFCLVLSCLHVTPDRSQFSKYDSVSLSCKDKLNSTGWKVKRKTLEGGVRPCSSSWGFISSDSTCIIRNIYPSDTGVYWCESPDGEQSNGINITVTDRSVVLESPALPVLEGAAMILHCKDSNNITNQKFSFYKDGRPVGSSSTGEMTIQHVSKSDEGLYKCSIAPGEETIGSWVAVEASPPSPSPAPASCSVSVSRVMCHLVVGIPYLLSTILLGLIFRDRNRAHLQTERRGSNDVIMEIMV from the exons ATGCAGTTAACACCGTTCTGCTTGGTGCTGT CATGCCTGCATGTCACCCCCGACAGGTCTCAGTTCTCCAAGTACGATTCAGTCTCTCTGAGCTGCAAGGATAAACTTAACTCCACCGGATGGAAGGTGAAGAGGAAAACGTTGGAGGGTGGGGTCAGACCCTGTTCCTCTAGCTGGGGCTTCATTTCCTCAGACTCAACCTGCATCATCAGGAACATCTACCCATCTGACACCGGGGTTTACTGGTGCGAGTCTCCAGATGGGGAGCAGAGCAACGGCATCAACATCACCGTCACTG ATCGCTCGGTGGTCCTGGAGAGTCCTGCGCTGCCAGTGTTGGAGGGAGCTGCTATGATTCTGCACTGCAAGGATTCAAACAACATCACCAACCAGAAGTTTAGTTTCTATAAAGATGGCCGTCCCGTTGGAAGCAGCTCCACAGGAGAGATGACTATCCAGCATGTTTCCAAGTCTGATGAAGGACTCTACAAGTGCAGCATCGCTCCGGGTGAAGAAACAATTGGCAGCTGGGTGGCTGTTGAAG cttctcctccatctccatctccggCTCCAGCTTCTTGTTcagtttctgtctccagagtCATGTGTCACCTGGTGGTGGGAATACCTTACTTGCTGTCCACCATCTTACTGGGACTCATTTTCAGAGATAGGAACAGAG CTCACCTgcaaacagagagaagaggaagtaaTGATGTCATTATGGAAATAATGGTGTAG
- the LOC128383597 gene encoding zinc finger protein 665-like — MKTRSGREQRGVRVQEEKAPSRKQTGRKRYIYCRCQHCDKAVTSDRDLKRHLLIHTGEKPHRCDQCGKTFTQDINLKVHRRIHTGEKPFSCDQCGKTFTTSSNLKKHQHIHTGEKPYSCDQCGKAFAQDSNLKRHCCIHAGENPYRCDQCGVISAHENDLKRHHRIHTGEKPFSCDLCGRTFAQYSQLKSHRRIHTGDRLYSCEHCGEAFTQDVTLKRHQLTHTREKPYRCEQCGTTFTQDGSLKRHQRIHTGEKPYRCEQCGKTFTQDGSLKRHQRIHTGEKPYRCKLCGKSFGQNGDLKVHQRIHTGEKPYSCEHCGRTFATNSHLIMHRRIHTGEKPYKCEQCGKTFAKVGNLKIHQRFHTGEKPYSCEQCGKTFTRDSTLTNHRSIHTGNKPYWCGQCRKFFANASTLKNHQRIHTGEKPYRCARCGKRFTHSNSLKYHQRSH; from the exons ATGAAGACGAGGAGTGGGCGAGAGCAGAGAGGTGTCAGAGTCCAGGAGGAGAAAGCTCCTTCCAGG aaacaaacaggaagaaagaggTACATATATTGCCGCTGTCAGCATTGCGACAAAGCTGTCACTTCAGATAGAGATCTAAAACGTCACCTActcattcacactggagagaagccgcaCAGAtgtgaccaatgtgggaaaacaTTTACTCAAGACATTAATCTAAAAGTGCACCggcgcattcacactggagagaagccattcAGCTGTGACCagtgtgggaaaactttcactacAAGCAGTAATCTAAAAAAGCACCAACACATTcatactggagagaagccgtacagctgtgatcAATGTGGGAAAGCTTTCGCTCAAGACAGTAATCTAAAACGACACTGCTGCATTCACGCTGGAGAGAATCCGTACAGGTGTGATCAATGTGGGGTAATTTCCGCACATGAAAATGATCTAAAACGACACCaccgcattcacactggagagaagccattcAGCTGTGACCTATGTGGGAGAACTTTCGCTCAATACAGTCAGCTAAAAAGCCACagacgcattcacactggagacaggctgtacagctgtgagcacTGTGGGGAGGCTTTCACTCAAGACGTTACTCTAAAAAGACACCAACTCACTCACACcagagagaagccgtacaggtGTGAGCAGTGTGGGACAACTTTCACTCAAGACGGTTCTTTAAAAAGACACCAACGTATTcatactggagagaagccgtacaggtgtgagcagtgtgggaaaactttcactcaagaCGGTTCTCTAAAAagacaccaacgcattcacactggagagaagccgtacaggtGTAAGCTCTGTGGGAAAAGTTTTGGTCAAAACGGCGATCTTAAagtccaccaacgcattcacactggagagaagccttacagctgtgagcacTGTGGAAGAACTTTTGCTACAAACAGTCATCTAATAATGCACagacgcattcacactggagagaagccgtacaagtgtgagcaatgtgggaaaactttcgcCAAAGTCGGtaatctaaaaatccaccaacgcttTCATACTGGAGaaaagccgtacagctgtgagcaatgtgggaaaactttcactcgtGACAGTACTCTAACAAACCACAGAAGCATTCACACTGGAAATAAGCCTTACTGGTGTGGGCAATGTAGGAAATTTTTCGCCAATGCCAGTACTCTTAAAaaccaccaacgcattcacactggagagaagccgtacaggtGTGCGCGGTGTGGGAAAAGGTTCACTCATTCCAATTCACTAAAATACCACCAACGCAGTCACTGA